A part of Pungitius pungitius chromosome 15, fPunPun2.1, whole genome shotgun sequence genomic DNA contains:
- the LOC119209731 gene encoding hydrocephalus-inducing protein-like isoform X1 — MLSLNVHQQVEFEVSFCSDKPLSVKAKLSLQVEDNQYGNTMGQLFKGYYEVLNFGDCHVNCSYQENFTMTNHSSSQVVRFEWPPVGSHVSFSPQVGHLHAGCSKEVTVTFASNQPVTLTSQPIRCKLSQVNFQQPLEQVADWDDRRRTLQWQSSPKQASGAPQQHKKKKVMKTDPEPCCSVDYVKFSCSNDTIHFKDSMLYQTRLHQDCAPPSCSPDIGRGGEEGS; from the exons ATGCTGAGCCTGAATGTTCACCAGCAGGTggagtttgaggtcagcttctGCTCTGACAAGCCTTTGAGTGTCAAGGCTAAGCTCTCACTGCAGGTAGAGGACAACCAGTACGGAAACACCatgggccagttgttcaaag GTTATTACGAGGTGCTGAATTTTGGCGACTGCCATGTAAATTGTTCCTATCAAGAGAATTTCACAATGacaaaccacagcagcagccaggtAGTGAGGTTTGAGTGGCCTCCTGTTGGATCCCATGTCTCCTTTTCACCACAG GTTGGGCACCTTCATGCCGGTTGTTCCAAGGAAGTGACTGTGACCTTTGCCTCCAATCAGCCAGTGACTCTTACCAGCCAGCCGATCAGATGCAAACTTAGTCAGGTGAATTTCCAGCAGCCACTCGAGCAGGTGGCCGACTGGGACGACCGGAGGAGGACATTGCAGTGGCAGAGTTCTCCCAAACAGGCCTCAGGAGCACCACAGcagcacaagaagaagaag GTGATGAAGACGGATCCTGAACCCTGCTGCTCTGTTGACTATGTGAAGTTCAGCTGCAGCAACGACACCATCCACTTCAAAGACAGCATGCTTTACCAAACCAGGCTCCACCA AGATTGTGCTCCCCCCTCCTGTAGTCCAGACATTGGTcgtggtggtgaagaagggagttga
- the LOC119209731 gene encoding hydrocephalus-inducing protein-like isoform X2 — MLSLNVHQQVEFEVSFCSDKPLSVKAKLSLQVEDNQYGNTMGQLFKGYYEVLNFGDCHVNCSYQENFTMTNHSSSQVVRFEWPPVGSHVSFSPQVGHLHAGCSKEVTVTFASNQPVTLTSQPIRCKLSQVNFQQPLEQVADWDDRRRTLQWQSSPKQASGAPQQHKKKKVMKTDPEPCCSVDYVKFSCSNDTIHFKDSMLYQTRLHQGYA, encoded by the exons ATGCTGAGCCTGAATGTTCACCAGCAGGTggagtttgaggtcagcttctGCTCTGACAAGCCTTTGAGTGTCAAGGCTAAGCTCTCACTGCAGGTAGAGGACAACCAGTACGGAAACACCatgggccagttgttcaaag GTTATTACGAGGTGCTGAATTTTGGCGACTGCCATGTAAATTGTTCCTATCAAGAGAATTTCACAATGacaaaccacagcagcagccaggtAGTGAGGTTTGAGTGGCCTCCTGTTGGATCCCATGTCTCCTTTTCACCACAG GTTGGGCACCTTCATGCCGGTTGTTCCAAGGAAGTGACTGTGACCTTTGCCTCCAATCAGCCAGTGACTCTTACCAGCCAGCCGATCAGATGCAAACTTAGTCAGGTGAATTTCCAGCAGCCACTCGAGCAGGTGGCCGACTGGGACGACCGGAGGAGGACATTGCAGTGGCAGAGTTCTCCCAAACAGGCCTCAGGAGCACCACAGcagcacaagaagaagaag GTGATGAAGACGGATCCTGAACCCTGCTGCTCTGTTGACTATGTGAAGTTCAGCTGCAGCAACGACACCATCCACTTCAAAGACAGCATGCTTTACCAAACCAGGCTCCACCA ggggtatGCCTAG